One Candidatus Thioglobus autotrophicus genomic window, AGATATAAAGTCATCTTTCGCCAAAATATCCAAAATTTCTTGCTCATCTTCAGCGGCCAAAACCAGCTTGGTTTTCTGGTTAGCTTTACTGCTACTGTCTAAATACGCACTCAAGCTTTCACGCATAATTTGTGAGATAGACTTCTTTGATACGAAGCTATGCGTACGCGCTTGTTCGTAGAGTGCTTCGTCAATAGTTAGATTAACTCTGTGCATAATAATTCCTAATATGATGTATTGATGTATTTACATTATAACACCATTTTGCTCGTTCTAAATCACTCAAAAAAAAATCACAATATGAAACACTTTGAAAAAATAATCCTGTAAGACAAAAGTAACAATTTGACATAAAAGTGTTGACAATAGGTTTCATTAAAGTATATTGAAGCACTTTATAACTTATCCATGGGGGAGAGTGTATGAAGCAAATCGCTTTATCGGTTGCAGTTGCAGCCAGTCTTGTAGCAGGTGCTGCAACAGCCGTAGTATCTAAAGATCTAGCTTATCCATCAGGCAGCGTGTCTGCTAATGATGTTGCTGAGCAAAACTACTTTGTTAATCATTTCTATTCTTTTGGTAATTATGCAATTACTAAAAAAGGTAAAGAAATTACTGCACTTATTCTTCGAGCTAAAGACTCAAGCCCTTTAACCCTTACCTTAGAACGCTACTTAAACAACGAGCCGGACGCTGCCGGTGTTAATGCACAAGATCTAGCGATTTTCCGTTCAGGCAAGCTAAAAGGTACAGGAATGCTAATTACGGATTTTTCTGATCAAGCAAAATCACAATCATATGAAATCTTCATTCCATCAATTCGCAAAGTTCGTCGTTTCGCCGAGCCTGCACGTGACGATGCATGGGGTGGTTCAGACTTTACCTTTGGCGATGTAACACTACGTAAGCCAAAGCATGAATCTCACGAGCTATTAGGCAAAGCAACATTTTCTGGCTGTTTAGGCGTAATGAAAGATGTTGAGCGTAATAAATACACACAAAACGCTAAAATCGAAGCAGATTGCTCTACTGACGGTAAAGAGGTTTACAAACTTAAATCAACCGCTAATGATGCAAACTGGTGGTACGACAACCGCGTAAGCTACATCGATGCCAAAACATTTGCTGACTACCGCACTGAATACTTCAAAGGCGGCAAGCAAGTTAAAACCATTGATAGATCTTGGGTGTCTGCAGGTATCGACGATCCACGTGGCAGCTACTGGGGCTACTGGTACGGTACAACACTAGCAACTGGTCATGAAACCATGGCATTCATTCCATCAAGCGTCACCAAGGTAAATCATAAATATAAAGCAAAAAATTTATGGTCAACCCGTACGTTAAAGAAGATGCCTAAGAAAATAAAATAAATTTAAAAACGTCATAGGTGATGCTTATGACGTTTTTTTTGTAAGACAGTAAGTAACTTTTTAAAAATAAGAGGAAAAAATGAAAAAACAAAACTTAATATTATCAGCTGCCTTAGCAGTAGTATTCTCAGCTTCAACGGCTTTTGCCGAAGCTGAGGTAACGGGTAAGATCGTGCATGAATCTGCCAATTTTACCACATCGGGTATTGGTATTGGTGCGGCAACGACATCAACTCAAACGGCTAATTCTCATGGCAAAGATACATTTAAACAAGAAACTTCAGCCCGCATCTATATTGATGGCGAGGCTGATACATTGCAAGAGGGTGCTACGTACCATGTGGAACTAAACTTAATGCGTGATTCTAAGGGTGCTGGTGATTATGATTCTAATGAATCGTACACTCAGCGCGATGCACTTCGTGAAGCTTATGTTGATGCAGAGACTAATGGTTATTCAATTCGCGCTGGTAAACAGCAAGTGGTTTGGGGTACTGCTGATGGTATGAAGCTATTAGATGCAATTAATCCAACAGATTATTCTGAAATGGCACAAAATCAAATGGAAGATTCCCGTATGCCAGTATGGATGCTTAATGCTGAAACGGATGCTGCTGATGGCGGTAACTGGCAATTTATTGTATCAGAAGGAAAATCAAGCCATTTTTCTGGTATGGGAAACGAGTCGACGACAGCTGCGACCACGCATTACTCACTTAGTGATTCTGGCAATGCATTTGTTATGAAGGGTGTTGACACCATCACTGGCAAGGTTAATGGCATATTAAACGTTGTCCCTGCAATGGGAGTTGTCGCCAGGTCATTTGAAAGAGCGGGGCAAAGCTTGGGTTTTGGTCATGGCGCACTACCAGGGTTTAATAAAGCAAGTGTTGACGATTTTATGACAAATCAAGCCTCTGCTCAAAATTTTAGAGGTATTTGTACTGGAGGATCATCGTCAACCGCTTCTTGTATGGAGAAAATTGTAAATACCGCATCTACAGAACGTGGTATTACAGGGCAAACTACTCTTGGTGCAGCCAATGCTAATGCTCAAAACTTGTTTTCAGATACTACCGCTGCCCAGTGGACTGCAGGTAAAGCCAATCCAACTTCAACGTTTCATTATATGCCGGAGGCAACTTTTGCAACTTTTGGACAATTTCAAGATATTAAATCTAAATACTTAGTTGATCATGATTCAACGCCAACACTTGCTACAAGGTATAAAAATACAACTGACAATGGGTTGAATTATTCGATAAATGCTTTACATGGTAATGATACAAATCCATATATTGACACCTATTGGACAAGTAGTGTTGATGGTGCTGTTCTTACTGAAACTAGAAGTAAGACTAATGACTATGTAACTAATAATCTTGGTGATGGATCCACAGTTGGTAACAATACTAAGGAACACGCTATTTTTAATATGGTTGAAAAACTAAATAAAATTACTCAGTTGGGTGGTTCATTCGACACTGCAATTGAAACAGCGTCGCTAGGCCCTGTAGTATTAAGGGGTGAGGCTTTATACCAAAAAGGTGTAATGTCACCTGTTGTTACCCGTAAAGATAGATTGGGTGTTGACTTAAATCACGGTTTCTTGGTAGAGTCTTTAAAAATGGTTAAAGGTGATCGTTTTAAATATGTATTAGGTGCCGATATGACAGCATTGACTAATATGATGATGTCAATTCAATTTATTCAAGATATGAATCTTGATTATGTAAATGTTGGTAATTCTGGCACAGCTGATTGGAGATATACTGCTGATCAAGCAACTATGCATTTAACTAACAATCTTAATAAAGCTGAAAAGAATAAAGAGTTTTATTCTTTATTCTTCTCTAAGCCATTTGGTGCTTCAGGCGAACATAGATGGAACAACATCTTTATGTTTGAAGAGAATGATGGTAAGTGGAATCGTTTAGATGCTGAATTCTCAATTGATGATGATACTCAAGCAACAGTTGAGTACAACAAATACTGGGGTGATGAAAATACTCAGTTTGGTCAATTAGAAAAATCATCTAATATCCAAGTTGGCGTTAAATACTCTTTCTAAGAATATTTAAAACCTAAAAAAAGCCTGCAGAAATGTGGGCTTTTTTTATAACTGCTAACAAAATTAGAACTTAATAATATAGTCATAAACAAACTATTTTAAAGATCTAAAACCAAAAGCATTTTTAGCTTTTGTTTTTAAATTTTAAACAAACAATATATCCTCTAGGAGAGATAAAACATGAATAATTTTGCAAAAAGATACGCCGCATTCGCAATTGCCAATCGTAAGCTAATATTGGCCTTAATGGCATTTTTTACTTTGTTCATGGGTTATTTTATTCAAGATCTAGATATTCGTAATGACCCAGATACGCTATTGCCTGAAACCAATCGCTACGTTGCTACCAATGCTTATGGTGAGCAGAAGTTTGGCTTTGGTAATATTATGGTGGTGGGATTTGTTTTAAAAGATTGTGTTGGTGGTAATGATCCGTATTCTGACGCTGATGAGATTATTAATTTTGACCCTGAAACAGGCTTAAGAATTAACGAATCAGCCCCTGTGAAGATGACACAGACCATTTGTGAAGCAGCTGGCGGCGCATGGGAAGATAGTGCAGATGTGTATCAGCCATGGTTTGTTAACATGGTGCAAAAAGCCCATAACGATATGGTGGCGCTTAAGCACTCACGTGGCAACAACTTTATGGATATTGCTGCGCAAAAGATTAAGTACATGGGCACGTCTGAAGATGGCGGACTGAAGTTTGAAAGACTAATCCCAGTTGCAGGTATAAACATCACAGACAAACAAGTGGCTGATACGCAGCTGGCGCATCTTAAAAAAGGTATTGAAACCAACCCAGTATTAGCACCAATGCTAATGCTAAAACAAGCTAAAGACGGCACGCGTTGTGAGTTTGCACAAGACGGTTGGTATGATGATGAAACTTGTAAAGCTAAGGGATTCTTTATTGTGGGTGACTACGCAGACACAGTAAAATCTGATTACCTGCCATGGGTAACATCAACCATTAATTTGGTTGACGCTATTAAAGCTGAGCATGGCGACAGAGTAGAGGTACGCATTGCGGGTGAACCGTATTTCTTGGCCTTCATGTTGTATGACTTAGTGCAAAAATGGTGGTTGTTTGCGATTTCATTCTTGATTGTTGTGGCGATGCTTTGGTACCTAAATAAGGGCTGGAGAGGTTCGGTATTCCCACTGATTGGTGTAGTGGCTACGATTATTATCACTTTGGGTTTAATGGGCTTTACCGCTTATAAGCTAACCACAATGATGGTACTTACACCAATGTTACTGTTAGCGATTGGTACGGGACACGCCGTGCAAGTAGTTAGGCGTTATCAGAGTGAATTACATACTAACGGTATATTGCCAATGAGTGCTGCAGAGCGCGCGATTGCTACTACGATTGTGCCAGCAACCTTGGCGATTGTAACTGACATGGTGGGTTTCTTTACCTTGTCATTTGTAGATATTTCATTCTACAAAGCTTATGCCTATTTTGGTATGTTCGGGATGATGACAATTCTAATTACCACCACCACCATTGCGCCGATCTTAATGGCAATGTTCCCAGGTAAAAACACACAAGTTGATGCGTCAATGGTTGAGGCCTCTAAGTTTGAAAAAGGCATGGCTAAAACCTTAACCAGCGTCATTATGGGCAAGATGAAAATTATCCCAATTGGCATGGTTGTGGCACTAGTAGCGTGGAGTGCGGTGCAAACTAAAGTATTTGAGCCAACAGTTGATAGCCCAATGCCGGGTGTTGAAGTGGGTATTAACTATTCACGTGCTGCGTTTAAATACGATTCAGATGCGAATATTGACTTGCGCCGTTTGGGTGAAGTAATGCCAGGTGTGATTTCGGTGAACATTCCTATTAAGGGTAAGGTTGAGAATTTCCCAATGTTGCCAGCGTGTTCGTATGATGGTTCGCAAGCGCCAGGAACACCGTGTTGGGATGAAGATGAAGATGCGCCACAAGGTGCGTTTAACAATGCCGAGGTGATGGCAGCGATTGAGAAAACCGAAGACTGGATGCGTTCGCATCCGAATATTGGCTTTACTGGTTCGTACATTCAGTTCTTAAAAATTGTAAATATGCTGATGATGACACCAGAAGGTCAAGAGCCAGATCTTAAGTATTTCCATGTGCCAAATGCAGAATTCATTGCTAAAAATATGGATGTGTATGGCGATGCTGAAGATCCTGAATGGGTGCCAGATGCGAATGAAATTGTTACAGGCTTTAACGGACTGCTTGAGGCAAATACCAATGCAGGTGATCTCGATTCGTTTGTGGCTAAAGGCTGGAACGAAGGTGTGATTATGGGTTTTGTTAATACTATGGACCCGGTTAAGACGCATCAAACAGTTAAAGATATTCAGCAGTGGTTTGTTGATAATAAGGACGAGCCAGGGTTTGATTTGGTTACTTGGGGCTTTAAATCTGGTGATGTTGTGCATATGCCAGAAAGTGGTAAGACGGTTCAGATCGAGGACAGCGGCACAGATACGATCGCTGTGGGTGGTTTCTTGGGTGCAACAGAAGCAACGCATGACGTGGCTGAAGTTGAATACATTAAGTCACCATTGATAACTGCATTGGCAATTTTCATCATTGCTGCGCTTATTTTTGGCTCGCCACTAATCGCTGCAATTTTAACCTCAACTTTGTTAGTAACGCTATTTGGTCAGTACGGCTTAGGCGCATACTTCACCAGTGTTGAGAATTGGTCAGGTAATTTGCACTTTGCAACGCTAGTGTCATTATCAATTGCAATGGGCTTGGGTGTCGACTACGGTATTTATATGATCTCGCGCTTACGTGAAGAAATGCAAGCTACGGGTGGCCAATGGGTCGAATCATTAAGAAACACGCTAGAAACAACAGGTGCTGCGGTATTTGCATCTATTGTGGTGTTACTAGCAAGTTTCATTCCACTGCTAATGACTCAGCTGGCTAACACTTGGGCACTCGGTATATTTATCTCTGAGGCGCTGATTATTGATGTGGTGATTGCACTAACCATAATTCCATTATTGGTTTATATCTTTAAGCCTAAGTATGTATTTGGTGACAAGAAATAAATAGAGTCCGTCATAGGCAAGGCCTATGACGTTTTCCATTTAAAAGGCCTGTATTACACAGGTCTTTTTTTTGCGTTGGATAAATTCGTCATAGGCCTTGCCTATGACGGAAACGTGGTATTATCTAAATATGTCAATTAGAAAAATTAATTTTATAGAGGGTGAGTACTACCATGTATTTAATCGGGGAGTGGATAGGCGAACCATTTTTGAGTCGCAAGATGATTTGGAATATTTCTTTCAAAGATTGGTAGATCTAAATATGGTTGTAACAGATTTAAAATTCAATTCTAAAAGATACAGAAAATCAGGTGAGGTAGTTGTAGATAAAAAGTATAAAAATTTGGTTTCAATAATTTCTTATTGCTTGTTGCCAAATCATTTTCACTTGGTATTAAAGCAAGAATCAGAAGATGGTATTTCTAGGTTTATGCAAAAGCTAGGAACTAGTTACACGATGTATTTCAATCAAAAATATAAAAGATCAGGTTCATTGTTTCAGGGAAAATTTAAAGCTAATATGATTGACGGTGAGTTTGGTTTGCCGGTATTGTCAGTTTATGTAAACTTAAATTACATTCACCATCGTATCAATCTTAAATCTAGTTTGGTAAAGTCCAGTATTTTTGAGTATCTAGATGAGGAGCTTGGTAATTCGATTTGTAATAAAGAAGAGATCAGGAGTGTTGTTAGTGAAATAGGCTCGATTGATGAGTATAAAAAGTTTGCTAAAAATACATCTAAAATATTTGGTGAAAACAAAGGGTTGGTTATTAAAGATGTTGATTTGGATAAAGTTTTTGAATAAAACGTCATAGGTCTTGCCTATGACGTTTTATCTATAGTAAAAAAAAATTTAGAAAAAGTGGATAAAGGTATAATTCTTAGAATATTGATTTATAGATAGTTTAATGGCGTTAATTGTACAAAAATATGGTGGAACATCGGTTGGTTCGGTTGAGCGAATTCAAGCAGTTGCGCAAAAAATTAAAACATTTGCAGATGGCGGCGATCAGCTGGTAGTGAGTGTTTCTGCGATGAGCGGTGAGACTAATCGAATGACCGCTTTGGCGCAAGAGATCCAGACCGTGCCATCCCTTCGTGAAATGGATATGCTACTGACCACAGGTGAGCAAGTCACTATTTCATTACTATCTATGGCGCTTCAGCAACTGGGTTGTGATGCAATTAGTTATCTGGGCTCTCAAGTACGTATTGTGACGGACTCAGAGCATGGTAAGGCGCGTATTAAATCGATCGATGATCACCGCATTCACGCGAGTTTAGATGCGGGTAAGGTGGTTGTGGTTGCTGGTTTTCAAGGGATTGATGAGCAGGGTCATATTACTACTTTAGGTAGAGGTGGCTCAGATACCACAGCCGTGGCATTGGCCGCAGCGCTTAAAGCGGATGAATGCCAGATTTATACGGATGTGGACGGGGTTTATACTACCGATCCACGTATTGAGCCAAATGCTCGAAAAATGAAATCAGTGAGTTATGAGGAGATGCTGGAGATGGCATCACTTGGCTCTAAAGTTTTGCAAATTCGCTCTGTTGAGTTTGCATCAAAATACAAAGTACCTTTAAGGGTGTTGTCATCATTGATTGACAATCCAGTTGGCACGTTAATTACCAGTGAGGAAAATATTGTGGAACAAGCGGTTATTTCAGGCATTGCGCATAATAAAGATGAAGCAAAATTAAGTTTAATTGGCGTTCCGGATAAGCCTGGTATTGCCTTTAAAATTCTCAAAGCGATTAGTAGTGCGAACATTGAAGTTGATATGATTGTACAAAGTGTATCTGCTCGTGAAGGGCTGACTAACTTTGCTTTTACCGTGCATCGTAATGATTTTGCCAAAGCGCTAAGTATTTTAGAAACAGTTTGTGAAGAGCTGGGCGCTATTGGCGTGCAAAGTGACGACAAAGTTGTTAAAGTGTCGTTAGTAGGGCTTGGTATGCGTTCACATGCGGGTATTGCTTCGCAAATGTTTGAAGTGCTGCATCATGAAGGAATTAACATTCAGATGATTTCTACTAGTGAGATTAAGATTTCAGTGGTGATTGATGAAAAATATTTAGAACTAGCTGTGCGCTCATTGCACAGTGCGTTTGAAATGGATAAGGAGTAAAAATGCCAGGATTTGACGACAGAGATGGTTTAATTTGGTTTGATGGTGAGTGGGTAGATTGGCGTGAGGCTAAGGTTCACGTGCTAACGCACACGTTGCATTACGGTATGGGCGTGTTTGAAGGTGTTCGTGCCTATGAAACTGCTACTGGTCCAGCGATTTTTCGACTTGAAGAGCATACAGATCGCTTGTTCAATTCAGCCAAAATTATGAATATGGATATTGGTTTTTCTAAAGAAGAAATTAATCAAGCGCAAAAAGATGCGGTTGCTAAGAATAACTTGGATAGTGCCTATATTCGTCCAATGTGTTTTTATGGCTCAGAAGGCATGGGGCTTCGTGCTGATGGCTTGAAAGTTCATACGATTATTGCCGCATGGGAATGGGGTTCGTATTTGGGTGAAGATAATATGAAGAATGGTATTCGTATCAAAACTTCAAGCTACACGCGTCATCACGTTAATATTGCCATGACTAAAGCCAAAGCTAACGGTAACTACATTAATTCAATGTTGGCACTTCAAGAAGCGCTAACAGATGGTTACGATGAAGCATTATTGTTAGATGTGGATGGTTTTGTAGCAGAAGGTAGTGGTGAGAACTTCTTTATCGTGCGTGATGGTGTTATTTACACGCCAGACCTCACCTCTGCTTTGGCTGGCATTACTCGTGATACAATTTTTAAATTGGCCACTGATTTAGGCTACAAGGTTGTAGAAAAACGCATCACTCGTGATGAAGTGTATTGCGCCGATGAGGCTTTCTTTACGGGTACTGCTGCGGAGGTAACCCCTATTCGCGAGCTTGATAATCGCACAATTGGCAATGGCACGCGTGGTCCAGTGACAGAAATTTTACAAAAATTGTATTTTGATTGTGTTTACGGTCGCAACGATCAGTACCAATCTTGGATTGCTAAAGGTTTGTGCGAATGAATTCACCAGTAGATGGTTTTCAGCAAAAGCATGTTAGCTACTCTACGGTAGAAGCCAAAAATTTACCATTTCATTGCCCGCCAAAAGATGCGCAAAAGTGGAATATGCACCCTAAGGTGTTTATTCAATTTGATGAAAAAGGCAAGGGCATGTGCCCGTATTGCGGCGCTAGCTACGAATTAGGCTAATTTATCATGATTAATAAGATAGCTAATATTGTTTTGGTTGGGCCGATGGGTTCGGGCAAGACCTCTGTTGGCCGTCGCCTAGCTTGTGTACTTAAGCGTGATTTTTTTGATTCAGACTTTGAAATTGTTGCGCGTACCGGCGTCTCTATTGATCATATTTTTGACGTAGAAGGTGAAGAAGGTTTTCGTCAGCGCGAAACGAGTATGCTAAGTGAGCTTTGCGATATTTCTAATATTGTTATTGCAACGGGCGGCGGTATTGTTATTAAAGCTGAAAATAGAGCGCTACTAAAAAACAACAGTTTTGTGGTGTATTTGGCCTCGAGTGTTGAGCAATTAGTCATGCGCACCGCCAGATCAAAATCCCGACCTTTATTAGAAAAATCAACCAATCGTGAGCAAACTATTCGAGATATACTCGAGGTTCGCGAACCATTGTATCAAGAGGTGGCCGATGTGGTGATTGACACCACCGGCAAAAAACTATACGCTATCATTAACGAGATTAAAAAATCCATTCCTCAATGAATAAAATACTCAGCTTTAGTATCATTTTATTGTGCACTAGCAATGCATTAGCAATGACACAATCTGAGTTTGTTGAACGCTTAACAAGCACACATCCATTTTTCACTCAACAAGGGCTTGATCAGCAAGTCTCGCAGCTTAATTACACAGCTAGTACGGCGAATCAAGATTGGGTGCTGGGTAGTTCGCTAGATTCTAAAAACCAACTTAATAATCAAATTTCTAGTGGTAGTATCAGTGCGACGCACAATTTGGTAGACACGGGTGCGGATGTCTCTATTACTAATACTTGGACTAACGCTACCACGAGTGATCAATTTTTGGTTAATTACACACAGCCTTTGTTAAAAGGTTTTGGTGGTATTAACGATCGACTTTCTAGTGATTTGTTGAGGATTAAAACTGAAATTAATAGTCTCAAGCTTAAACAAAGTGAAGAGGCATTTGTCTTGTCTCAATTGTTTAAATTGCTTGATTTAAGCAATGCTCAGCAACAGCTTTCTTTAGCAGCTAGTCGGCTTAAATTGGCAGACCAAGAATTAAAATTAGTCAAAGATA contains:
- a CDS encoding outer membrane lipoprotein-sorting protein — its product is MKQIALSVAVAASLVAGAATAVVSKDLAYPSGSVSANDVAEQNYFVNHFYSFGNYAITKKGKEITALILRAKDSSPLTLTLERYLNNEPDAAGVNAQDLAIFRSGKLKGTGMLITDFSDQAKSQSYEIFIPSIRKVRRFAEPARDDAWGGSDFTFGDVTLRKPKHESHELLGKATFSGCLGVMKDVERNKYTQNAKIEADCSTDGKEVYKLKSTANDANWWYDNRVSYIDAKTFADYRTEYFKGGKQVKTIDRSWVSAGIDDPRGSYWGYWYGTTLATGHETMAFIPSSVTKVNHKYKAKNLWSTRTLKKMPKKIK
- a CDS encoding efflux RND transporter permease subunit; the protein is MNNFAKRYAAFAIANRKLILALMAFFTLFMGYFIQDLDIRNDPDTLLPETNRYVATNAYGEQKFGFGNIMVVGFVLKDCVGGNDPYSDADEIINFDPETGLRINESAPVKMTQTICEAAGGAWEDSADVYQPWFVNMVQKAHNDMVALKHSRGNNFMDIAAQKIKYMGTSEDGGLKFERLIPVAGINITDKQVADTQLAHLKKGIETNPVLAPMLMLKQAKDGTRCEFAQDGWYDDETCKAKGFFIVGDYADTVKSDYLPWVTSTINLVDAIKAEHGDRVEVRIAGEPYFLAFMLYDLVQKWWLFAISFLIVVAMLWYLNKGWRGSVFPLIGVVATIIITLGLMGFTAYKLTTMMVLTPMLLLAIGTGHAVQVVRRYQSELHTNGILPMSAAERAIATTIVPATLAIVTDMVGFFTLSFVDISFYKAYAYFGMFGMMTILITTTTIAPILMAMFPGKNTQVDASMVEASKFEKGMAKTLTSVIMGKMKIIPIGMVVALVAWSAVQTKVFEPTVDSPMPGVEVGINYSRAAFKYDSDANIDLRRLGEVMPGVISVNIPIKGKVENFPMLPACSYDGSQAPGTPCWDEDEDAPQGAFNNAEVMAAIEKTEDWMRSHPNIGFTGSYIQFLKIVNMLMMTPEGQEPDLKYFHVPNAEFIAKNMDVYGDAEDPEWVPDANEIVTGFNGLLEANTNAGDLDSFVAKGWNEGVIMGFVNTMDPVKTHQTVKDIQQWFVDNKDEPGFDLVTWGFKSGDVVHMPESGKTVQIEDSGTDTIAVGGFLGATEATHDVAEVEYIKSPLITALAIFIIAALIFGSPLIAAILTSTLLVTLFGQYGLGAYFTSVENWSGNLHFATLVSLSIAMGLGVDYGIYMISRLREEMQATGGQWVESLRNTLETTGAAVFASIVVLLASFIPLLMTQLANTWALGIFISEALIIDVVIALTIIPLLVYIFKPKYVFGDKK
- a CDS encoding transposase — translated: MSIRKINFIEGEYYHVFNRGVDRRTIFESQDDLEYFFQRLVDLNMVVTDLKFNSKRYRKSGEVVVDKKYKNLVSIISYCLLPNHFHLVLKQESEDGISRFMQKLGTSYTMYFNQKYKRSGSLFQGKFKANMIDGEFGLPVLSVYVNLNYIHHRINLKSSLVKSSIFEYLDEELGNSICNKEEIRSVVSEIGSIDEYKKFAKNTSKIFGENKGLVIKDVDLDKVFE
- a CDS encoding aspartate kinase, encoding MALIVQKYGGTSVGSVERIQAVAQKIKTFADGGDQLVVSVSAMSGETNRMTALAQEIQTVPSLREMDMLLTTGEQVTISLLSMALQQLGCDAISYLGSQVRIVTDSEHGKARIKSIDDHRIHASLDAGKVVVVAGFQGIDEQGHITTLGRGGSDTTAVALAAALKADECQIYTDVDGVYTTDPRIEPNARKMKSVSYEEMLEMASLGSKVLQIRSVEFASKYKVPLRVLSSLIDNPVGTLITSEENIVEQAVISGIAHNKDEAKLSLIGVPDKPGIAFKILKAISSANIEVDMIVQSVSAREGLTNFAFTVHRNDFAKALSILETVCEELGAIGVQSDDKVVKVSLVGLGMRSHAGIASQMFEVLHHEGINIQMISTSEIKISVVIDEKYLELAVRSLHSAFEMDKE
- a CDS encoding branched-chain amino acid transaminase — translated: MPGFDDRDGLIWFDGEWVDWREAKVHVLTHTLHYGMGVFEGVRAYETATGPAIFRLEEHTDRLFNSAKIMNMDIGFSKEEINQAQKDAVAKNNLDSAYIRPMCFYGSEGMGLRADGLKVHTIIAAWEWGSYLGEDNMKNGIRIKTSSYTRHHVNIAMTKAKANGNYINSMLALQEALTDGYDEALLLDVDGFVAEGSGENFFIVRDGVIYTPDLTSALAGITRDTIFKLATDLGYKVVEKRITRDEVYCADEAFFTGTAAEVTPIRELDNRTIGNGTRGPVTEILQKLYFDCVYGRNDQYQSWIAKGLCE
- a CDS encoding zinc-finger domain-containing protein, whose translation is MNSPVDGFQQKHVSYSTVEAKNLPFHCPPKDAQKWNMHPKVFIQFDEKGKGMCPYCGASYELG
- a CDS encoding shikimate kinase codes for the protein MINKIANIVLVGPMGSGKTSVGRRLACVLKRDFFDSDFEIVARTGVSIDHIFDVEGEEGFRQRETSMLSELCDISNIVIATGGGIVIKAENRALLKNNSFVVYLASSVEQLVMRTARSKSRPLLEKSTNREQTIRDILEVREPLYQEVADVVIDTTGKKLYAIINEIKKSIPQ